A part of Arachis hypogaea cultivar Tifrunner chromosome 12, arahy.Tifrunner.gnm2.J5K5, whole genome shotgun sequence genomic DNA contains:
- the LOC112727623 gene encoding uncharacterized protein, whose translation MSLLEVIKNASINSKPLDSPLDYPIVLNPDTIIPNLKPEQEDAVALCLVKPLSGWKISQADAELIDIGKKFFIQLKAKLKSGNSLEKDEFIGDLNSYLNSIAEKIGVSVVINPSMPNYTKFLIDKVGYSMGKDVVGVVLDVCISFDIWDIVEALIEHGVIKHSCHSGLVTRLVEKERSDLICMCIKHASDLGSSEILGILRYFLSPSKDAYDSMITVKKEWENQAQLAIDGISNSSWNKKNLLVAKEASILLMVAYDGFSASEICLHYLLASSNFNDVLLSSSFSKLNGKELINLIRYLSKWLKKYERFPQAGPCPEAAAALGLTVCNWVPKLDDVVKFLGFVLDENFSSLVLHPEFHEQLRLIEEVVSSLTAESKCCFLMADVVNKLKMEVKGGNTYDLF comes from the coding sequence ATGAGTTTGCTTGAAGTCATTAAAAATGCTTCAATCAATTCGAAGCCACTTGATTCTCCATTGGATTATCCTATTGTTCTGAACCCTGATACTATTATACCTAACTTGAAGCCTGAACAAGAAGACGCAGTGGCCTTGTGTCTTGTAAAACCTCTTAGTGGATGGAAAATTTCGCAAGCTGATGCCGAACTCATTGACATTGGGAAGAAGTTCTTTATACAGCTAAAGGCAAAGCTCAAGAGTGGTAATAGTTTGGAGAAGGATGAGTTTATTGGTGATTTGAATTCCTATCTGAATAGCATCGCTGAGAAAATAGGTGTTTCGGTTGTTATTAATCCATCTATGCCCAATTATACTAAGTTCTTGATTGACAAGGTTGGATATTCTATGGGTAAGGATGTTGTTGGTGTTGTTTTGGATGTGTGCATTTCGTTTGATATTTGGGATATAGTTGAGGCTTTGATTGAGCATGGTGTTATTAAGCATTCTTGTCATTCGGGCTTGGTTACTAGGTTAGTTGAAAAGGAGAGGTCCGACTTGATATGTATGTGCATTAAGCACGCGTCTGATCTCGGGTCATCTGAAATACTCGGCATTCTGAGGTATTTTCTTTCTCCATCCAAAGATGCTTATGATAGTATGATAACCGTGAAGAAGGAATGGGAGAACCAAGCACAGTTGGCCATTGATGGAATTAGTAATAGCAGTTGGAACAAAAAGAATCTGCTTGTGGCAAAGGAGGCTTCCATTTTGCTTATGGTAGCTTATGATGGTTTCTCTGCATCTGAGATTTGTTTGCATTATCTACTTGCATCGTCAAACTTCAATGATGTGCTGTTATCGTCTTCCTTCAGTAagttgaatggcaaagagttgatTAACTTGATTCGCTATTTATCGAAGTGGCTAAAGAAGTACGAGAGGTTTCCTCAAGCTGGTCCCTGCCCTGAAGCTGCAGCAGCTTTGGGTTTGACGGTTTGCAATTGGGTTCCTAAACTCGACGATGTTGTGAAGTTTCTTGGTTTTGTGCTTGATGAGAACTTTTCTTCGTTGGTGTTGCATCCGGAGTTTCATGAGCAGCTAAGATTAATTGAGGAAGTGGTTAGTTCTTTGACTGCTGAATCCAAATGTTGTTTTTTGATGGCTGATGTGGTGAACAAACTAAAGATGGAAGTAAAAGGTGGAAATACGTATGATCTTTTTTGA